One genomic region from Homalodisca vitripennis isolate AUS2020 chromosome 6, UT_GWSS_2.1, whole genome shotgun sequence encodes:
- the LOC124365375 gene encoding piggyBac transposable element-derived protein 4-like encodes MDHMPLQNDPNKDRLFKIRPLVDALQNKFKNIPIEEQMLCVDEQIVPFKGTSLLKQYNPMKPHKWGYKLFVLCDSKGLIHNFEIYTGRILPATSLPDIGASSNVVLRLVEHLPRNENKFLIYFDNWYSSPALLVTLANIGFQSLGTIRLGRFPGLLFSSDQEMKKKGRGSYEEKEATIDGVKIRAVKWLDNRGVSLASTFESACTINTVQRFDSKGREQIDVTCPKIVTTYNKFMGGVDLLDGLISYYRINLRSRKFYLRFFFHFVDVSIVNGWLLFRRDCQHNGIAKQGVMDLLAFRCEVAESLCNLGADPIKRGRPSTDRVENEFSKKKKKGPCVNIPIPDVRKDGVGHWPTVVEDRQRCKHPFCKQKSSIMCEKCKVHLCLNKGKNCFVDFHL; translated from the coding sequence ATGGATCACATGCCATTACAGAATGATCCAAACAAAGATAGGCTATTTAAAATCCGCCCACTAGTTGATGctcttcaaaacaaattcaaaaacattcctaTTGAGGAACAAATGCTCTGTGTTGATGAACAGATTGTGCCCTTCAAAGGCACATCTTTACTAAAACAGTACAACCCGATGAAACCCCACAAGTGGGGATACAAACTGTTTGTACTTTGTGACAGCAAGGGTCTGATTCACAATTTTGAGATCTACACTGGTCGCATACTACCTGCTACTTCCCTACCTGACATTGGAGctagttcaaatgttgttttacgacTGGTTGAACACTTGCctcgtaatgaaaacaaattcttaatcTATTTTGATAACTGGTACTCATCACCAGCTCTCTTAGTGACTCTAGCAAATATTGGTTTCCAATCCCTCGGGACCATTCGACTAGGACGATTTCCAGGCTTGTTGTTTTCATctgaccaagaaatgaaaaagaaaggcCGTGGGTCTTATGAGGAAAAAGAGGCAACAATTGATGGGGTAaaaattagggctgtaaaatgGTTAGACAATCGAGGGGTGTCTCTTGCGTCAACTTTTGAGTCTGCTTGCACTATCAACACTGTGCAACGCTTTGACTCTAAAGGTCGTGAGCAGATTGATGTCACTTGCCCTAAAATCGTTACAACATACAATAAGTTCATGGGGGGAGTGGACCTTCTAGATGGACTTATCAGCTACTACCGAATTAATCTAAGATCTCGGAagttttatttgaggtttttcttCCACTTTGTTGACGTAAGTATTGTCAATGGATGGCTTCTCTTCAGACGAGACTGTCAACATAATGGAATTGCTAAGCAGGGAGTAATGGATTTGCTAGCTTTCCGGTGTGAGGTGGCCGAGTCTCTTTGTAACTTAGGAGCTGACCCAATAAAAAGAGGAAGGCCATCAACAGACAGGGTAGAGAacgaattttcaaagaaaaagaagaaaggtccATGTGTCAATATCCCTATACCAGATGTTAGAAAAGATGGAGTTGGACATTGGCCAACTGTTGTCGAAGATAGGCAGAGATGCAAGCATCCCTTCTGCAAGCAGAAATCATCCATTATGTGTGAAAAGTGTAAAGTTCACCTCTGCCTAAACAAAGGAAAGAACTGTTTTGTGGATTTCCACTTGTAA